One Chanodichthys erythropterus isolate Z2021 chromosome 10, ASM2448905v1, whole genome shotgun sequence DNA segment encodes these proteins:
- the LOC137027847 gene encoding uncharacterized protein yields the protein MRTPQLSLFFLLLVCQTTESLTDEQVNLGQNVTLDCQIDVKEIYWVFQKLTDTPALILRTFTSGTTSALIQDERFKDKYSSLTLSRLFISNVTIDELGIYYCVKSTVSGLQLSNGTRLYINFTESVQDQNQTENQQQTQSEIHNFLTVTSFLLNIVLIIAIIVLLIFKLKKPTKSRQHRQNVEPEQLEDFNAAQYSEIELPTYSREENPKRINGTYMLLQKPKLHPRVQHNTNLQS from the exons ATGAGGACGCCACAGCTTTCACTCTTCT TTCTGCTGCTGGTGTGTCAAACTACAGAGAGTTTAACTGATGAACAGGTGAATTTAGGGCAAAACGTGACTTTAGACTGTCAGATTGATGTAAAAGAGATTTACTGGGTTTTCCAGAAACTGACAGATACTCCAGCGCTGATTCTGCGAACTTTCACATCAGGAACTACATCAGCTCTTATACAAGATGAAAGATTCAAAGACAAATATTCATCACTAACTTTGAGCCGTTTATTTATTAGTAACGTCACTATTGATGAATTAGGAATATATTATTGTGTAAAATCAACTGTCTCAGGCCTACAGCTCAGCAATGGCACCAGACTTTACATCAACTTTACTG AATCTGTCCAAGATCAAAATCAAACAGAAAATCAGcaacaaacacaatctgagattcACAATTTTTTGACTGTTACATCCTTCCTATTGAACATTGTGCTGATTATTGCAATAATAG TTTTGTTAATATTCAAACTTAAGAAGCCCACAAAAAGTCGACAACATCGTCAGAATGTGGAGCCAGAGCAGCTTGAGGACTTTAACGCCGCACAG TATTCTGAAATCGAGTTGCCTACATATTCCAGAGAAGAAAATCCCAAACGGATCAACGGCACTTACATGCTTCTTCAGAAGCCAAAGCTACATCCAAGAGTTCAACACAACACGAACCTACAAAGTTAG